The Anopheles coluzzii chromosome 2, AcolN3, whole genome shotgun sequence genome window below encodes:
- the LOC120952080 gene encoding LIM/homeobox protein Awh-like has translation MKKELRSCTACGEPISDQFLLDVGGCSWHSACLRCCICHTPLDHQPSCFLRERQIYCKTDYTKRFGTKCARCSRTISATDWVRRARDLIFHLACFACDSCGRQLSTGEQFALVDDKVLCKTHYSEMFDCGTSSDDGCEADGYQKNNKTKRVRTTFTEEQLQILQANFNIDSNPDGQDLERIASVTGLSKRVTQVWFQNSRARQKKHVQVPREGEMNPFARHINLQLSYTFQQAGGAVHNSLHLGPGGGMGVLSGSPFGPNGSFGSHHHNNNNNNNSTNINNNHSSKSSAYSTHDSSLDELSEDSAIHCMQSEA, from the exons ATGAAG AAAGAGCTCCGATCCTGCACGGCCTGCGGTGAACCCATATCGGACCAGTTCCTGCTAGACGTCGGTGGCTGCTCGTGGCATTCCGCCTGCCTACGGTGCTGCATCTGCCACACACCGCTCGACCATCAACCGTCCTGCTTTCTGCGCGAGCGACAAATCTACTGCAAAACGGACTACACCAA GAGGTTCGGCACGAAGTGTGCCCGGTGCAGCCGCACGATCAGTGCCACCGACTGGGTGCGACGGGCGCGCGATCTTATCTTTCATCTTGCCTGCTTTGCCTGTGATAGCTGTGGGCGCCAGCTGTCGACCGGAGAACAGTTCGCCCTCGTAGACGATAAGGTACTGTGCAAGACGCACTACTCGGAAATGTTTGACTGCGGCACCTCGAGCGATG ACGGTTGTGAAGCGGACGGGTACcagaagaacaacaaaaccaagcgCGTCCGGACGACGTTCACCGAGGAGCAGTTGCAGATACTGCAGGCGAACTTTAACATCGACAGCAACCCGGACGGGCAGGACCTGGAGCGGATCGCTTCGGTGACGGGGCTGAGCAAGCGCGTCACCCAGGTTTGGTTCCAGAATTCCCGGGCACGCCAGAAAAAGCACGTTCAAG TTCCTAGAGAAGGTGAAATGAATCCGTTTGCGAGGCACATCAACCTGCAGCTTTCGTACACCTTCCAGCAGGCCGGTGGTGCGGTCCACAACTCGCTGCACCTCGGTCCGGGTGGTGGGATGGGCGTCCTCAGTGGGTCACCCTTCGGGCCGAACGGCAGTTTCGGTAGCCATCAtcacaacaataataataataataacagcacCAATATCAACAATAATCATTCCTCGAAATCGTCAGCTTACAGTACGCATG ACTCCTCGCTTGATGAGCTTTCGGAAGACTCGGCGATACACTGCATGCAGAGTGAAGCTTAG
- the LOC120952081 gene encoding trypsin-like, with protein MQTKYLTISFALLGVALAIPASRSTIVDESGPDRRIVNGTDASILDYPFMLSLRGSTGSHSCGGSILSELWAMTAAHCVSSTTTYLQTIQVGRTNISRDVDDSVYGIAQVIAHPQYDSRNSHLNDIALLKLQRPIVFSESVQPVRLPAPMFEVEDDLDDLGVTLIGWGLLATGGSAPTTLQRVDYYVVPNEECNAIHTGTIYPSHICAAIPGGGKGQCSVS; from the exons atgcaaacaaaatatCTTACAATTTCCTTTGCCCTGCTCGGTGTGGCATTGG CCATTCCCGCGTCCCGCTCGACGATTGTGGACGAATCGGGTCCAGATCGTCGCATTGTCAACGGAACGGATGCATCCATCCTGGACTACCCGTTCATGCTGTCGCTTCGCGGCAGTACCGGGAGCCACTCGTGCGGTGGTAGCATCCTGTCCGAGCTGTGGGCAATGACGGCGGCCCACTGCGTGAGCTCCACCACAACGTACCTCCAAACAATTCAGGTCGGGCGTACCAACATCTCCCGCGACGTCGACGACTCGGTGTACGGTATTGCGCAGGTGATAGCCCATCCGCAGTACGACTCACGCAACAGCCATCTGAACGATATTGcactgctgaagctgcagcgTCCGATCGTGTTTAGCGAGAGCGTTCAACCGGTCCGCCTGCCCGCGCCGATGTTTGAAGTGGAGGATGATCTCGACGATCTGGGCGTGACACTGATCGGCTGGGGTCTATTGGCGACCGGTGGATCGGCACCGACTACACTGCAGCGCGTCGACTACTACGTCGTACCGAACGAGGAGTGCAATGCGATCCACACAGGCACGATCTACCCATCGCACATCTGTGCCGCCATTCCCGGGGGCGGTAAGGGACAGTGCAGTGTAAGTTGA
- the LOC120952078 gene encoding uncharacterized protein LOC120952078: MEGSTATVQRREVPMNHLFDGGALNVYDQQVANLSAGAPGPDLLGKSAQFFQQATEERIKYELKNSSFLFQYGPSIGTTEFRKSLASFLADGYRSEVNMSDLVQTSGATNGLHLILSTLVDLAGVIFVDEYTYMIALETIAQFNTMKIVPVPLDEDGPNIATLQALIDQHRFEPTKGKLFWGVYYTMPTFHNPTGIVFSEAKCQQLIKLARATDILIACDDVYNLLHYADPDAPPPKRLFARDIADLGRVEGWRGNVISNGSFSKILSPGIRLGWMECPPRCVEAFRNSGVLMSGGAANNYTGGVVATLIQMGLARRQLDHYRTNYAARLDAMAETLQAHLPAGCSFRKPNGGYFVWIRFPSHIDCAEFNRYCLEKYRVSAIPGVRFSFAKEARHFLRLTFAFHEPDYLRRSVRTLCEAAREYLEIAASTV; this comes from the exons ATGGAAGGTTCTACTGCTACCGTGCAGCGGCGGGAAGTGCCAATGAACCATCTTTTCGATGGCGGTGCACTGAACGTGTACGATCAGCAGGTGGCCAACCTGTCGGCCGGTGCACCGGGGCCGGATTTGCTTGGCAAGAGTGCGCAATTCTTTCAGCAAGCTACCGAAGAGCGGATC AAATATGAGCTAAAAAATTCATCCTTCCTCTTCCAATACGGTCCATCGATTGGTACGACGGAATTTCGCAAATCGCTCGCCTCCTTCCTTGCCGACGGCTATCGGAGCGAGGTAAACAT gTCCGATCTGGTTCAAACCAGTGGTGCGACGAACGGGCTGCACCTGATACTCTCCACCCTGGTCGATCTGGCGGGCGTAATATTCGTCGACGAGTACACGTACATGATAGCGCTCGAAACCATCGCCCAGTTTAATACCATGAAAATAGTACCAG TGCCCCTCGACGAGGACGGCCCTAACATCGCCACTCTGCAGGCGCTGATCGATCAGCACCGGTTCGAGCCGACGAAAGGGAAACTATTTTGGGGCGTTTATTACACGATGCCGACGTTCCACAACCCGACCGGTATCGTCTTCTCCGAGG CAAAGTGTCAACAGCTGATAAAACTCGCTCGCGCAACCGACATCTTGATTGCGTGTGACGACGTGTACAATTTATTGCACTACGCTGATCCGGACGCGCCACCGCCAAAGCGCCTGTTCGCGCGCGACATTGCCGACCTGGGCCGGGTGGAGGGATGGCGCGGCAACGTGATCTCGAACGGATCCTTCTCCAAGATCCTGTCGCCCGGCATACGGCTCGGCTGGATGGAGTGTCCTCCGCGCTGTGTCGAAGCATTCCGCAACAG tGGAGTGCTCATGAGTGGAGGTGCGGCCAACAACTACACCGGCGGTGTAGTGGCCACCCTCATCCAGATGGGCCTGGCACGGCGACAGCTGGACCACTACCGCACCAACTACGCCGCACGGCTGGACGCGATGGCGGAAACGCTACAGGCGCACCTTCCCGCCGGCTGCAGCTTCCGCAAACCGAACGGCGGGTACTTCGTGTGGATCCGCTTCCCATCGCACATCGACTGTGCCGAGTTTAATCGGTACTGTTTGGAGAAGTATCGCGTTTCCGCCATTCCCGGCGTACGGTTCTCTTTCGCGAAGGAGGCGCGCCACTTTCTGCGCCTCACGTTTGCGTTCCACGAGCCGGATTATCTGCGCCGCAGCGTGCGGACACTGTGCGAGGCGGCCAGGGAGTATCTGGAGATAGCTGCCAGCACAGTGTAG
- the LOC120952076 gene encoding cactin, whose translation MTALKRINTVCLQFYKPQHPCREKSEKSAPFVWKKKLEKQGLKDISRRELEALNRKTQLENVIELEKIKKRRLEREHQQQQREDDMYLMQRSKEAAQFDEWQRQEETFHLEQAKLRSKIRIQDGRAKPIDLLAQYISEQNLEESIEMQMHEPYTYLNGLGLDDLEDLLVDIKVYNELEKGKNLDFWTDLTIIVDDEIHKLRKVEAEKQRIAAGRREGIHQSVAKDVTQIFRGKTAQQLEDLKKKIEEKIGSQQDGLDIGYWESLLSQLKAHMARARLRDRHQENLRSKLELLKQEQEQQVKKEVQSEDDEAGPSGLGQADDSSSRDSAAVQSETEAAGPSKPTQDTYESDLLNECFEQYKKGGYEPKYLQPGDLEPGIEIITEDKDEEILDLLRQKVLGINQDEELYSREEMLLRKEARRGMDNDEAEFSVETRVDSQVYLWSDKYRPRKPRYFNRVHTGFEWNKYNQTHYDMDNPPPKIVQGYKFNIFYPDLINKNTTPQYFLTPCSDNGDFATLRFHAGPPYEDIAFKIVNREWEFSYKRGFRCQFQNNIFQLWFHFKRYRYRR comes from the exons ATGACAGCTCTCAAGCGAATCaacacagtttgtttacagttTTACAAGCCACAGCATCCGTGTCGTGAAAAA AGTGAAAAGTCCGCCCCGTTCGTGTGGAAGAAGAAGCTCGAGAAGCAGGGCCTGAAGGACATCTCACGGCGCGAGCTCGAGGCACTGAATAGGAAAACGCAGCTCGAGAATGTGATCGAGCtggaaaagataaaaaagcgCCGGCTGGAGCGagagcaccagcagcagcagcgggaagACGATATGTATCTGATGCAGCGCTCGAAGGAGGCGGCCCAGTTCGACGAGTGGCAGCGGCAGGAGGAAACGTTCCATCTGGAGCAGGCGAAGCTGCGCAGCAAGATCCGCATACAGGACGGGCGGGCCAAACCGATCGACCTGCTCGCCCAGTACATCTCGGAGCAAAACCTGGAGGAATCGATCGAGATGCAGATGCACGAACCGTACACGTACCTGAACGGGCTGGGGCTGGACGATCTGGAGGACCTGCTGGTCGACATCAAGGTGTACAACGAGCTGGAGAAGGGGAAGAATCTGGACTTCTGGACCGATCTAACCATCATCGTGGACGATGAAATTCACAAGCTGCGCAAGGTGGAGGCGGAAAAGCAGCGCATTGCTGCCGGGCGTCGCGAAGGCATCCACCAGAGCGTGGCGAAGGATGTGACGCAGATTTTCCGCGGCAAAACGGCCCAACAGCTGGAAGACCTCAAGAAGAAGATTGAGGAGAAAATTGGCAGCCAGCAGGACGGGCTCGACATTGGCTACTGGGAGAGTTTGCTGTCACAGCTGAAGGCACACATGGCACGGGCGAGACTGCGCGACCGGCACCAGGAGAATCTGCGCAGCAAGCTCGAGCTACTGAAGCAGGAGCAAGAGCAGCAGGTAAAGAAGGAGGTACAGTCGGAAGACGATGAGGCGGGTCCGTCCGGGCTGGGACAAGCGGACGACTCCTCCTCGAGGGACAGTGCGGCCGTCCAGTCCGAAACTGAAGCGGCCGGACCGAGCAAACCCACGCAAGACACCTACGAATCGGACCTGCTGAACGAGTGCTTCGAGCAGTACAAAAAGGGTGGCTATGAGCCGAAGTACCTGCAACCTGGTGACCTAGAGCCCGGCATCGAAATCATCACCGAAGACAAGGACGAAGAGATACTGGATCTGCTGCGGCAGAAGGTGCTCGGCATCAACCAGGACGAGGAGCTGTACTCGCGCGAGGAGATGCTGCTGCGCAAGGAGGCACGCCGCGGCATGGACAACGATGAGGCCGAATTTTCCGTCGAAACGCGTGTCGACTCGCAGGTCTACCTGTGGTCGGACAAGTATCGGCCACGCAAACCACGCTACTTCAATCGCGTCCACACCGGCTTCGAGTGGAACAAGTACAACCAGACGCATTACGATATGGACAATCCGCCGCCGAAGATTGTGCAGGGCTACAAGTTTAACATCTTCTATCCGGATCTGATCAACAAGAACACGACGCCACAGTACTTCCTGACCCCGTGCTCGGATAATGGCGACTTTGCGACGCTGCGCTTCCATGCTGGGCCACCGTACGAGGACATTGCGTTTAAGATTGTGAACCGCGAGTGGGAGTTTAGCTACAAGCGGGGGTTCCGGTGCCAGTTCCAGAACAACATTTTCCAGCTATGGTTCCACTTCAAGCGCTACCGCTACCGCCGTTAA